CGGCTTCGAGAAGGCCAAGGACAAGCTGGCCGAGTACGGCGCGGCCAAGGTCTACGTGGCCGAGTCGGCCGAGCTGACCGACTACGTCGTGGCGCCGAAGGCCGAACTGCTCGCCAAGATCGTCGCCGACCACGAGCCGTCCGCCGTGCTGGTGGCCGCGACCGCCGAGGGCAAGGAGGTGGCCGGCCGGCTGGCGATCAAGACCGGCTCCGGCGTGCTCACCGACGCCGTGGACCTCACCGTCGCCGACGGCGTGTTCGTGGCCGAGCAGTCGATCTTCGGCGGCTCCTCGATCGTGCACGCCTCGGTCACCGAGGGCACCCCGATCATCGCCATGCGGCCGAACGCCACGCCGCCCGCCCCCGAAGCGGCCGCGGCCGAACGGGTGGACGTGGAGGTGACCCTGACCGAGTCGGCCAAGCTGGCCCGGGTGGTGGAGAAGGTCACCGTGGCCAAGGGCGACCGGCCCGAGCTGACCGAGGCCGCGATCGTGGTCTCCGGCGGCCGCGGCGTCGGCTCGGCCGAGAAGTTCTCCGTCATCGAGGCCCTCGCCGACCAGCTCGGCGCCGCCGTCGGCGCCTCGCGCGCGGCGGTGGACTCCGGCTGGTACCCGCACCAGTCGCAGGTCGGCCAGACCGGCAAGACCGTCTCCCCGCAGCTCTACCTCGCCTGCGGCATCTCCGGCGCGATCCAGCACCGGGCCGGCATGCAGACCTCGAAGACGATCGTCGCGGTCAACAAGGACCCCGAGGCCCCCATCTTCGAGCTGGTGGACTACGGCGTCGTGGGCGACCTGTTCGCGGTGGTCCCGCAGGCCACCGAAGAGATCGCCAAGCGCAAGTAACGCCGCCCGGCAAACCGCCGCCCCGCCTCCGCCGACCTCGGCGGATGCGGGGCTCCGGTGTGTTCCCCCGGCGTCTAGAATCAAGCTCGCTATGACCTACCTCGACCACGCGGCGACCACGCCCATGCATCCCGACGCGATCGCGGCGGTCAACGCCCAGTTCGCGCTCGTCGGCAATGCGAACTCGCTGCACGGCCCGGGCCGCGCCGCGCGCCGGGTCGTGGAGGAGTCGCGCGAGGCGGTGGCCGCCGCGCTCGGCGCCCGGCCCAGCCATGTGGTGTTCACCGGCGGCGGCACCGAGGCCGACAACCTCGCGGTCAAGGGCCTGTACTGGGCCCGGCGCGCCGAGGACCCGCGCCGGGTGCGGATCGTGGCGGCCAGGATCGAGCACCACGCCGTCCTCGACGCCCTGTTCTGGCTCGAGCAGCACGAGGGCGCCGAGCTGGACTGGCTGCCGGTGCGCCCGGACGGCTCGGTCGCCCCGGCCGCGCTCGACGCCGCGCTGGCCGAGGACCCGCAGACCGCCGCACTGGTCACCCTGATGTGGGCGAACAACGAGGTCGGCACGGTGCTGCCGATCCGCGAACTGGCCGAGGTGGCGCACCGGCACGGCGTGCCGATCCACTCCGACGCGATCCAGGCCGCGGGCCACCTCCCGCTGGACTTCGCCGAGAGCGGGCTCGACGCGCTCAGCGTCACCGGCCACAAGCTCGGCGGCCCGCTCGGGGTGGGCGCGCTGCTGCTGGGCCGGGAGACGAAGCTGACCGCGCTGCAGCACGGCGGCGGCCAGGAGCGCGACGTGCGCTCCGGCACCCTGGACACCCCCGGCATCGCCGGCTTCGCCGCGGCCGTCACCGCTGCCCGGGCCGAGCAGCCCAAGGAGTACGTGCGGCTGTGCGCCTTGCGGGACCGGCTGATCGAGGGCGTGCTGCGCGCGGTCCCGGGCGCGGTGCTCTCCGGTCCGGCGCTGCCCGAGCCGGACGCGCGGCCCGAGCCGGAGGCCGCCGACCGGCTGCCCGGCATCGCGCACTTCTGCTTCCCCGGCTGCGAGGGCGACTCCCTGCTGCTCCTCCTCGACGCCCGCGGCATCTCCTGCTCCACCGGCTCCGCCTGCTCGGCCGGCATCGCCCAGCCCAGCCACGTCCTGCTGGCCATGGGCCGCAGCGAGGAACTGGCCCGCGGCTCGCTGCGTTTCTCGCTCGGCCGCACCTCGACCGATCAGGACGTCGACGCTCTGCTCGAGGCCCTGCCCGCGGTCGTCAGCCGGGCCCGGGCCGCCGGGCTGAGCTGAGGCGTCGCAGGGGGCGAAGGCCCGGCGTCGTTGATCACCCGATGGTGTGATCTTCAGCGGATTGCGGCACAGATAAGGCGAGACCCTCGTAGAAAGGTTCGGAAAGATGGCGAACGACGAGGAGGAATGGGACATGTACGCCCCGGTGTTGCCGGCTACGCCGCCCGATGGCTGGACGCTCGAGAACCTCCCTCCGGATCTGCCGAAGCACACCGAGCTGATCCGGGGGGCGCTCGTCATGAGCCCGCAGAAGAGCTGGCATCTGGTTATCGTCCGGATGCTCGAAGGCGAATTGCTCAAGCAGGCGCCGGATGCATACCGCGTGCTCCGGGAAATGGCCGTGCGGAAGAGTCCGCGATCCGCTCCGGAACCGGACATCTCCATCGTTCGCGCCGAGGCCTTCGACTTGGATAAGTCGGTCTATCTCCCGCAGGACATCGTTCTCGCCGCCGAGGTCGTCTCGCCTGAATCCGAGGAGCGCGACCGCGAGGACAAGCCCGCCATGTACGCGATGATGGGCATCGCCTCATTCTGGCTGATCGAGCGTGGCGAGGACGACGATCCGGTGGTGCACGAGCACCGGCTGGTCGGCGACCGGTTCGAGTGGAAGCGCGCCCACGTGGGCCGACTGGTGACCGACGTCCCGTTCGCCCTCGACATCCCCTTGCGCGTCCCGTCCCGGTAGTACGAAAAATCCCCTGTCCGGCTCACGTACCCTTGAGGTATGCGAGTACTAGCAGCGATGTCCGGCGGAGTCGACTCGGCGGTGGCGGCCGCCCGCGCGGTGGCGGCGGGGCATGAAGTGACCGGGGTGCACTTGGCGCTCTCGCGCAACCCGCAGTCCTTCCGTACCGGGGCCCGCGGCTGCTGCACCGTCGAGGATTCGCGCGACGCGCGGCGGGCCGCCGACGTGATCGGCATCCCGTTCTATGTGTGGGACATGGCCGAGCGCTTCCACGCGGACGTGGTGGACGACTTCGTCGCCGAGTACGCCGCGGGGCGCACGCCCAACCCCTGCCTGCGCTGCAACGAGAAGATCAAGTTCGCCGCGGTGCTGGACAAGGCGCAGGCGCTCGGCTTCGACGCGGTGTGCACCGGGCACTACGCGCGGATCGTGGACGGGCCGGACGGCGGGCGGGAGCTGCATCGCGCTCTGGACCCGGCCAAGGACCAGTCCTACGTCCTCGGTGTGCTCGACGCCCGGCAGCTGGCCGGCGCGCTTTTCCCGCTCGGCGACTCGCTCAAGACCGACGTGCGCGCCGAGGCGGAGCGGCTCGGGCTCGCCGTCGCGGACAAGCCGGACTCGCACGACGTCTGCTTCATCGCCGACGGCGACACCCGCGGGTTCCTGGCCGAGCGCCTCGGCACCGCGCCCGGCAAGATCGTGGACAGCTCCGGCGCCGTGGTCGGGGAGCATCAGGGGGCGTACGGGTACACCATCGGGCAGCGCAAGGGCCTGCGAATCGGGGATCCGGCCGGGGACGGGCGCCCGCGCTACGTGCTGGAGATCTCGCCGGTCGAGAACACCGTCACCGTGGGCACGGCCGAGGAGCTCGCGGTGGACGCGCTCGACGCCGGGCACGTGCGCTGGTGCGGGCCGGTCGGCCGGGACGGCTTCGACTGCCTGGTCCAGCTGCGCGCGCACGGCGAGCCGGTCGCGGCCTCGGCCCGCTACGACGCGGATGGCGGCGTGGTGATGCTGGCGTTCGCCGCGTCCGTGCGCGGCATCGCGCCGGGACAGACCGCGGTGCTCTACGACGGCAGCCGCGTCATCGGCTCGGCCACGATCACCGCGACCCGCCGGGCCGACGCGGTCGCAGGCGCCTGATTCGTCCTCACTGCTGCGGCGGAAAGGCGAAGAGCACGAACAGGACGAAGACCGCCAGGGCCAGCAGCAGGGTCAGCAGCGCGCCCGCGGCGATGCCGAAGACGGCGAGGCCGAATCCGCGCTCACCCGAACGGCGGATCTGGCGCAGCCCCAGGCCGCCGAAGACGATCGCGGCCGGCGGGCAGAGCACGAGGAGGACCAGCGACAGCAGGGAGCACACGTTGATCCTGGTGAGCCGCACGGCCGCGGCCGTCCTCGTGCTCGCGCCGGACCTGCGCGCGGCGTAGGCCAGGCCCGGCACGGTCGAGGGCGAGGCCTTCTCCGCGCGCAGCGGCTTCGGGATCGCGTCCTCGGGCTCGGGCCCGGGCCACGGCCGGGCGTCCTCGGGTTCCGGGCCGAGCGGTACGTACCACGACATCAGACGTCGAAGCGCACGTACACGCCGCGGTACTCGCGGGTGGCCAGCTCCGAGAGCATCGAGAGCCCGCGCAGCAGGCCGGCGTAGCGCTCGGCGCTCCACTCGGTGCCCCAGGTGCGCACCTGCCACAGCCGGGCCAGCTCCATCAGCCGCCGGTCCCCGCACCCGGCCAGCTGCCGGTAGAGCGGGGTGCGCACGGTCAGCACCACCTGCTCCTCAGTGCCCTGAGCCAGCGATCCCGGGGCCAGCGCGGCACATCGGCCCAGCTCCCGCGCCGGGGTCAGCAGCGCCTCGCGCACGCTCACCGGGTCGTGCCCGGTCGCCAGCGTGTCGAGTTCCAGCAGCTGGGCCGGATCGAGGTCCGCCGCGTCCACGAAGGCCAGCCGCACGCCCGCCGCCACCGCGTCACGACCGCGGCTCCAGGCGCCGACGAGCCGAGACAGTTCCGCGGCCGTGGCGGTGAAGAACATGGTCTGCACGCGGATCACCCCTCTCAACGCTAGCCGGTCGAAGTCCTCACCCGTCGGATGACAGAGTTTTGCATAGCCCGCCCTGATCCGCCGCTCTTTTCGGAGCAGATTCGCCTTAGCGGGTGTAGCGATATTCTGCAGACATGACCAACGATCACCGGGCCGCGGTCCCGGGACCAGCCGCCTCCGGCGTCGGATCGCTGCCGGGCGGTGATCTGGGAGCCGCCCTGCGCCTGGTTTTCGACGGCCTGGGTGGCGCTCCTGGCCTACCGTACCTGCCCGAGCTGCCCGCGCGGGGGGTGGGGGCGGACATGGCCGGGCGCACGGCCGCACTGCTGGTGGACCTGGCGGTGGAGCTTGCTCCGTCCGGTTGGCGGGTGGCCGACGCGGCGGGCCGCGACCACGGGCGGGCGCACAGCCATCTGCGCCGTGATCTGGACCTGCTCGAGGAGCACACCCAGGACTACACCGGCGCGCTGAAGGTGCAGGCGGTGGGGCCGTGGACGCTCGCGGCCACGATCGAGCTCAAGCACGGCGACAAGGTGCTCGCGGACCGCGGCGCCTGCCGGGACCTGGCCGAGTCGCTGGCCGAGGGCCTCGCTCTGCATCTGGCCGAGCTGCGCCGGCGGATCCCGGGAGCCAAGCTCGTGCTCCAACTGGACGAACCGGCGCTGCCCGGCGTGTTGCGCGGCACCGTCCCGACCGCCAGCGGCTTCGGCCGGCTGCGCTCGGTGGAGGAGCCGGCCGCGCGGGACCTGCTGCGCCGGGTGATCGAGACCGCGGCGCCGGACAGCCCGGTCGTCGTGCACTGCTGCGCCCCGGACGTCCCGTTCGCCACGCTGCGCGGCGCCGGCGCCTCCGCCGTCTCGGTGGACTGGTCGCTGCTGACGACCCGCCAGGACGAGGAGCTCGCCGAGCTGGTCGAGGCCGGCGTCATGCTCTACGCGGGCGTCGTCCCGGCGCTGGACCCGGTCTCCAGCGTGCCGCCGGGCTACCAGAAGTTCGTCGACGAGATCCTCGCGCTGCGCCGGATCGGCCTGCCGCCCCGTCAGATCGCCGGCGCCGTCGTGGTCACGCCGTCCTGCGGCCTGGCCGGCGCGAGCCCGCAGTGGGCGGCGCGGGCGCAGCGGCTGTGCCTGGACGCGGCGCAGGCGCTCGCCGACGTGGAGTGAGCGGGCGGCGCGCGGGGCCGTTCGAGCGAACACGGCTGAACCGAATCTGAAGAATCCGGCAACCGTTCCCCGGTCGGCGGCATCTGTCAGTACATGACGGATCCGCAGCCGCACGCCTGGTCCCGCCGCCGCTTCACCAAGATCATGGGCGGTGCGGCATCACTGGCCACCCTGGGTACCTTC
This genomic window from Actinospica robiniae DSM 44927 contains:
- a CDS encoding electron transfer flavoprotein subunit alpha/FixB family protein; translated protein: MSEILVLVEHTEGDVKKVTLELLTKARALGAPSAVYIGAGFEKAKDKLAEYGAAKVYVAESAELTDYVVAPKAELLAKIVADHEPSAVLVAATAEGKEVAGRLAIKTGSGVLTDAVDLTVADGVFVAEQSIFGGSSIVHASVTEGTPIIAMRPNATPPAPEAAAAERVDVEVTLTESAKLARVVEKVTVAKGDRPELTEAAIVVSGGRGVGSAEKFSVIEALADQLGAAVGASRAAVDSGWYPHQSQVGQTGKTVSPQLYLACGISGAIQHRAGMQTSKTIVAVNKDPEAPIFELVDYGVVGDLFAVVPQATEEIAKRK
- a CDS encoding cysteine desulfurase family protein, with the translated sequence MTYLDHAATTPMHPDAIAAVNAQFALVGNANSLHGPGRAARRVVEESREAVAAALGARPSHVVFTGGGTEADNLAVKGLYWARRAEDPRRVRIVAARIEHHAVLDALFWLEQHEGAELDWLPVRPDGSVAPAALDAALAEDPQTAALVTLMWANNEVGTVLPIRELAEVAHRHGVPIHSDAIQAAGHLPLDFAESGLDALSVTGHKLGGPLGVGALLLGRETKLTALQHGGGQERDVRSGTLDTPGIAGFAAAVTAARAEQPKEYVRLCALRDRLIEGVLRAVPGAVLSGPALPEPDARPEPEAADRLPGIAHFCFPGCEGDSLLLLLDARGISCSTGSACSAGIAQPSHVLLAMGRSEELARGSLRFSLGRTSTDQDVDALLEALPAVVSRARAAGLS
- a CDS encoding Uma2 family endonuclease; this translates as MANDEEEWDMYAPVLPATPPDGWTLENLPPDLPKHTELIRGALVMSPQKSWHLVIVRMLEGELLKQAPDAYRVLREMAVRKSPRSAPEPDISIVRAEAFDLDKSVYLPQDIVLAAEVVSPESEERDREDKPAMYAMMGIASFWLIERGEDDDPVVHEHRLVGDRFEWKRAHVGRLVTDVPFALDIPLRVPSR
- the mnmA gene encoding tRNA 2-thiouridine(34) synthase MnmA encodes the protein MRVLAAMSGGVDSAVAAARAVAAGHEVTGVHLALSRNPQSFRTGARGCCTVEDSRDARRAADVIGIPFYVWDMAERFHADVVDDFVAEYAAGRTPNPCLRCNEKIKFAAVLDKAQALGFDAVCTGHYARIVDGPDGGRELHRALDPAKDQSYVLGVLDARQLAGALFPLGDSLKTDVRAEAERLGLAVADKPDSHDVCFIADGDTRGFLAERLGTAPGKIVDSSGAVVGEHQGAYGYTIGQRKGLRIGDPAGDGRPRYVLEISPVENTVTVGTAEELAVDALDAGHVRWCGPVGRDGFDCLVQLRAHGEPVAASARYDADGGVVMLAFAASVRGIAPGQTAVLYDGSRVIGSATITATRRADAVAGA
- a CDS encoding DUF4190 domain-containing protein; its protein translation is MSWYVPLGPEPEDARPWPGPEPEDAIPKPLRAEKASPSTVPGLAYAARRSGASTRTAAAVRLTRINVCSLLSLVLLVLCPPAAIVFGGLGLRQIRRSGERGFGLAVFGIAAGALLTLLLALAVFVLFVLFAFPPQQ
- a CDS encoding methionine synthase, encoding MTNDHRAAVPGPAASGVGSLPGGDLGAALRLVFDGLGGAPGLPYLPELPARGVGADMAGRTAALLVDLAVELAPSGWRVADAAGRDHGRAHSHLRRDLDLLEEHTQDYTGALKVQAVGPWTLAATIELKHGDKVLADRGACRDLAESLAEGLALHLAELRRRIPGAKLVLQLDEPALPGVLRGTVPTASGFGRLRSVEEPAARDLLRRVIETAAPDSPVVVHCCAPDVPFATLRGAGASAVSVDWSLLTTRQDEELAELVEAGVMLYAGVVPALDPVSSVPPGYQKFVDEILALRRIGLPPRQIAGAVVVTPSCGLAGASPQWAARAQRLCLDAAQALADVE